TGTACGAACACTTACAGGGAAGATATTAGCAGATGAGCAGCCCTTAacagaatataatattgatgagAAGAAGTTTATAGTTGTTATGGTAACAAAGCCTAAAGCCAGTACTACGTTTGCTACTCCCAAGACAAATGAAGAGCAGCGTGTGGAAAGTGATAAGAAAGAAGAATCGACTTCTaggtaatttaaatattgtactaCTTTGCATGTAAAGCACAGTGAATATACTGTATGTCATGAATGtcatgaaatttatattttaccgattattaattgttataatgtGCAACAGATACAGAGGATAAATATCGAATGTTAAGAATATAAACTGTTTTTTCagattgtgtaaaaaatttgtgtatgtgatatatttttatttttgttatagcTCAGCGACCACGCAATCTCCTAGTTTGAATCCTAATGTTCAAGATACATCACAAGCAGCTAGTAATGTGCAAGAGCAACCCGCAGCAGCTACACCAGCGGCTGGTCAAGCAGAAAGTGCCTTGCTAATGGGAGAGGATTATAATACTATGGTAAACAACATCATGGATATGGGGTACGTATGCAAGATGACGCTTGtgctatataattattaatgatacttatatgatatttttatcgtttgtaTCAGATATGAACGTGAGCAGGTCGTACAAGCGTTACGTGCGAGTTTCAACAATCCTGATAGAGCTGTAGAGTATCTTCTAACAGGTATACCAGCGCAACTCTTTGAGGATCCACCTGAAGATCCTCCGGAGGCTCAAGAACAACTTCAGGATCAGAGTCAAGATCCATTAGCTTTCTTGCGTATGCAACCTCAATTTCAACAAATGCGTCAAGTCATTCAACAAAATCCACAGTTACTGAACAATCTTCTTCAGCAAATCGGATCCACCAACCCGGCTCTTTTGCAGCTAATTTCTCAAAATCAAGAGGCGTTTGTACGCATGCTCAACGAACCTGGTTAGTTCGGCTGctctaaaaattatcatacattatagttgaaaaaaatatctatttaaatttatatatttaaataccatattatttaaatttatacaaaatttgtttccttGTACAGTGGAATCTACCACAGGCGCAGGGGCGCGAGTTTTGCCGACATCTGGAGGAGGTATAGCGTCCGCAGGTGCAACCGCAGCAGGAGGTGCTGTAAACGGTGGAGCTGGTACGGGAGCAGCGGCAGGCGTAGGACCCGGTTTAATTCAGATAACGCCACAGGATAGGGATGCTATCGAGAGGTTGAAGGCATTAGGTTTCCCAGAACATTTAGTCGTACAAGCGTACTTCGCctgtgaaaaaaatgaaaatctcGCCGCTAACTTCCTACTCTCGCAAAATCTCGACGACTGAATCACTTGATCATTTGATTTTGTCGCAATGTTTCAAGTAAAGAAAAGGACTGACAAAGAGTGGATAATTGCACATTATCATTTTGACCTTACAATAATCATCTTTACTTTGTATATAGGTATACAACAATATCTatgctattttatttgttgtgtAGATAAAATCCTGGTGTGTTTGGTAAACGATTGGAAGACAAACCATAACATTACGTATATGCCAATTCTCTTGAGCATTGTTtcatacatataaaaacatttcattTAACACATGTAACACATGTTTATAAGAGAAACAATTGTTGCTTACAACAGACGATGTTATAAAATCCATTCTCACAAGCCTACAAGTGCTACCAtaagaattttgttttttcaacatatatGGAGCAATATAATTGTGGTTTTATATGAGAAAGCCTACTATATGTTGCAAGATACTGTGGAAAATATTCTACAGTAATTATATATCGAGGGTCGAGCATTTAAATTGCATGTTCACTCTCATGTTACAGGTATGTTTTATACATATCTAATTGTCTACATATAGGTATAATGactatactttataaatttattgggCTTTCTGATATAGAAATTATGGAACATATATGCaggcaatatatatatttatatatatatataattatgtatatacgtacatacgtacatttatatatgtatgtatgtatgtgtgtatgtgcatGAATGTGTACTTGCATATATTcgtatttatgtatgtatgtacagagATTTACTTTTAAACGACAATaccataaaattgatttaagcAATACTGAAagcttttttgcatgtcgatGCAAATTGATAAACTGTAACAACTTgtcagaaaacaaaaaaaaaagtagtttgccatatatgtatttttcgttcttaatttatttgatcTCAATAATTCCGATTTCAATATaaacatcaaattattaagtttttactAATAGTAagctatttatattgtttgatTATTAAACCAATtacaatcaataatttaaataaaacaactgAAACATGCATTTACTGAATAATCGTAAAGCACTTGAAGAACAATACTCATTGTTTTGTGTATATTAAGGTGaaatctattataattaaaggATAGAACAATAATGCAAATCATATTCCAAATAAAATACATccaattgcattttttgtggataacaattaatgttttttcacaataaagtaatttgacttagaaatattaattgcctataattaaatataataattgcctacatacatatgtacgtaCTTATGCACGTTACATAAGCAAATGATTCTGACTTCTTAAATTTGTACCATACAGTTACTTACTGATTGAACTactaaacaataataaatatttaaaagaatagcATTACTCTTATATTTGGTACAAAAagaatagagaaaaattattcattaaagaattttagtAACAATGCATAAAACTTCAAGCTGTTTGTTATGCTGactcatattttatttcccccctcctttcttttataaatatagaaaaattattaatagaagGAAAACACTGCTGTTAAAAAAGAACATACCCTCCATTGTGTGCTCAACACACTTGTAATACATAgcataaatgaataaattacgaTTTACAAAAATGCAAGCGAGTTTGTTGTATTTTtgcttataaataattcttaaaaaagaaaaatatttttcaaatagtCTTTTCTGTGTGTCTGCAGGTAAACGTATGtaaagcaaatataattttatttgttatattgatGAATCATAAAGATATTGGAGTATAAAGAACTCCGTAACACTGCATAGTTTATAACATTATGTTTAGAATAAtcacatacatttatatatatccatataaatttacaaaaaataatgcacaGATGTATGAGACTGAAAAATCAATGTttcatgttatattttatatataaaagttttacgaAGTTGGAGGGGTATTTGTTTTTCTTGACAATATTACACCTTTGCTCTGAAGATCTTTCCTAGCTTCTTCTATTtgctaaaaacaaaaatgacaataataatattagatgATAATAGTGTTagagaacaaaaatattttgataaaaaaaagaaaagatactAACTTTTTGGAGTTCAACAGCTGCGCTTTCACATGTATTAAAAGTGAATACTCTGTACAAAACGACGGTAACCGTGTACA
This window of the Linepithema humile isolate Giens D197 chromosome 1, Lhum_UNIL_v1.0, whole genome shotgun sequence genome carries:
- the LOC105678184 gene encoding UV excision repair protein RAD23 homolog A — encoded protein: MFSAHCHRLYIHTLASCLRQCRLITEKISTKTPFYSYRERLSALILQLLDAQRTYYFGNMIITLKNLQQQTFTIEIDSSQTVKDLKEKIETQKGFPVEHQKLIYAGKILADEQPLTEYNIDEKKFIVVMVTKPKASTTFATPKTNEEQRVESDKKEESTSSSATTQSPSLNPNVQDTSQAASNVQEQPAAATPAAGQAESALLMGEDYNTMVNNIMDMGYEREQVVQALRASFNNPDRAVEYLLTGIPAQLFEDPPEDPPEAQEQLQDQSQDPLAFLRMQPQFQQMRQVIQQNPQLLNNLLQQIGSTNPALLQLISQNQEAFVRMLNEPVESTTGAGARVLPTSGGGIASAGATAAGGAVNGGAGTGAAAGVGPGLIQITPQDRDAIERLKALGFPEHLVVQAYFACEKNENLAANFLLSQNLDD